A stretch of DNA from Penaeus chinensis breed Huanghai No. 1 chromosome 1, ASM1920278v2, whole genome shotgun sequence:
tacacacacacacacacacacacacacacacacacacacacacacacacacacgcacacacacacactcacacacacatatatatatataaatatgtagatatatacacacatacacacacacacatatatatatatatgtatatatatacacatttatacatatatacatacacacacacacacacacacacacacacacacatatatatatatatatatatatatatatatgtatacatatatatatgtatatatatatatatatatatatatgtataaatacacacacacacacacacacacacacacacacacacacacatatatatatatatatatatatatatatatatatatatatatatgtttatatatgtatacacacacacacacacacacacacatatacacacacacacacacacacacacacacacacacacacacacacacatacacacacacacacacacacacacatatatatatatatatatatatatatatatatatatatatatatatgtttatatatgtacacacacacacacacacacacacacacacacacacacacacacacatatatgtatacatatacacatatacatgtataacaatcctccctgatctggcctcgaacctaggtcactccgggtatgagaccggagggccagtatggttggtttagtactggccctccggtctcatacccggagtgaccaaggttcgaggccaggtcagggaggattgttatacacctatatcaatgcggtattgcattattccatctttcacacatatacatatatacatataaatatatatatatatatatatatatatatatatatatatatctatctatatatatatatatatatatatatatatatatatatatatatatatatatatatatagatagatagatatacatatatacacgcacgcacaatccATTTCTTGCTCTTGCATACGTGTATCAACAAAGCTCTCGCACGCCATTGTTATGCAAATACATCACAGAAATACGCCAGGCTCGGCGCACAGACCTTGAAGGTGAAGTCGCAGGCCTCGAACTGCGACACGCGGCGCACCTTGTGCTGCTGCCAGTCGCCGTCTTCGTTGCGGTACTTGACGTAGGCGCCGTTCTCCCTCGAGGTCCTCCTTTCGCTCGCCCTCGAGGGGTCGCTCTCAATGCCGCTTAACCGCCGCACCTTCTCGAGGCCGTCGGCGAGGCTCTTCCTGAGAGCGACGCTGTTGAAGGCGCTGCTGAGCCTCTCCCGTGGCTCCCgcgcctcgtcctcgtcctcgtcctcctccgggATGTTAGCGCGCGGGGGCTTCGGCGGCGCCTGCGGCCCGCTCAGCGCCGAGATGTCGATGTCGGCGTCGTAGCTGCGGCCGCGGACGGGAAGGTCGAAGTTGACCGAGTACCGCTTCGGGCGGACCTCCTTCCGGCTGTCGCGCAGAGACTTGGCGCGCCGCAGGCTCACGCCCTTGGGGATGTCCGAGTCCGGAGGAAGCGAGGCGAGGCCGTTCTGAGAGATGACTTGCGGCCGGACCACGCGCTGGCTGTTCTCGATCTCGAAGTCGGTGTAGCTGTGGCGGCGGTCGTCGGGGAGGCAGGAGGCCATGGCCGCGGGGGCCAGCTTGGCGTCGACGCTcatggccgggggaggggggggggggggcttccgaGGATGCTCAAGCTTCGAGATTCGTGATGAGGCGCCTTCAGAGTGGATTCCTTGGTATTCGCACCGCAGCCAGTGTCATGGAAAACTAAAATCCCAACTTAACCGCGGCTGCCGATATTAAGCTCGGCTTGCATTGTCCTGGCGCAGGGCACTCGCCGGGGAGGTTCGTGGGCTTTATAAACATTCTATTCATAAACTGTGCCTTGCTGTTGTGGATGAAGGTCAAATATAGACCTGTATCTAGCTCGACACTGAAAGGTATCACGGATATTCATTATgtaacaacagaagaaaaaataattcatgaTAATTTCCCCCCTCTCCGAAGCACagtatcttttcccttttcttagaaTCGGTCTAAAAACACCTGAGATTCACGCCAGCTTTTCACACactcttttttctgcttctttccaATCCtttcactctcgttctctttctcttttatcgggctctctctcttgcatattACCATTCCTTCTTTCACGTAATCTTTCTGTTGCTTCCTTGCTCTGAATTCTAATTTCCGTTTTACTTACTTTTACTTTACACGGacgcacgtacacgcaaacgcacacgcacatgcacacacacacacacacacacacacacacacacacacacacacacacacatatatatatatatatatatatatatatgtatatatatatgtatatatatatattcatatatatgtatatatatgtacaaatatatttatgtatatctatatctatatatgtatatatatgtatatatacatatatatatatgtatatatatctgtatatatatatatatatatatatatatatatatatatatatatatatatatatatatggttgtacacacacacacacacacacacacacacacacacacacacacacacacacacacacgcacgcacgcacgcacacacacacacacacacacacacacacacacacacatatatctgtataaatatatatatatatatttatatatatgtatatatatatatatgtatgtatatatatacatacacacacacacacacacacacacacacacacacacatatatctatatatataaatatatatatatatatatatatatatatatatatataaacacatacacacatacacacatacacacacacaaacacacacacacacacacacacacatctatatatataaataaataaatatatatatatatatatacatacacacatacacacatacacacacacaaacaaacaaacacacacacacacacacacacacacacacacacacacacacatatatatatatatatatatatatatatatctgtataaatatatatatatatatatttatatatatgtatatacatgtatgtatatatacatatataaatatatatatatatatatatatatatatatatatatatatatatatacatacacacacacacacacacacatacatatatatatatatatgtataaatatatatatatatatatatttatatatatacatatacatatatacatacatttatatatacacacatatacatatacatatacatacatatatatatatatatatatatatatatatatatatatatatatatatatatacacatacacacacacacacacacacacacacacacacacatatatatatgtatatatatgtgtgtgtgtgggggagaaagggaagcgaggtaagggggagggcgaggaggaacagATTCGCGACGGGCGCGCGAGGCCCCGTCGCCATCCGCATGATCTCAAGCTCCAGATTTTTACCGCAATAAAAGCCACATCTTTTCATAGCAAGAAACTGATCCATCACCTGTTTCTGTAATGGCTTGTTAATATTTCTACTGCACTGTCGTAAGATCTTTAACCTGATGGTAACGGCGCCAGAAAACTACGTTCTTGATTGGCGCATCTGCTG
This window harbors:
- the LOC125027061 gene encoding ras-related protein Rab-26-like → MSVDAKLAPAAMASCLPDDRRHSYTDFEIENSQRVVRPQVISQNGLASLPPDSDIPKGVSLRRAKSLRDSRKEVRPKRYSVNFDLPVRGRSYDADIDISALSGPQAPPKPPRANIPEEDEDEDEAREPRERLSSAFNSVALRKSLADGLEKVRRLSGIESDPSRASERRTSRENGAYVKYRNEDGDWQQHKVRRVSQFEACDFTFKVMLIGDSCVGKTCILTRFKDGTFLSGSFISTIGIDFRNKVVTVDGSKVKLQIWDTAGQERFRSVTHAYYRDAHALLLLYDVMSKTSFDNTRAWLGEVHEYAQDDVVIMLIGNKCDVNGERVVRREDGERLAREYNVAFTETSAKTGLNVDLAFMAVARELKARKSTNSNERKFNVADYVRQEAKSDGCVCNVG